In a single window of the Balaenoptera acutorostrata chromosome 3, mBalAcu1.1, whole genome shotgun sequence genome:
- the LOC103020993 gene encoding LOW QUALITY PROTEIN: protein AMN1 homolog (The sequence of the model RefSeq protein was modified relative to this genomic sequence to represent the inferred CDS: inserted 1 base in 1 codon; substituted 1 base at 1 genomic stop codon), producing the protein MKNISRYITDIKPLPPNIKDRLFKIMSVQGQITNXNISEILHPEXQTLDLQSCDISDTALLHICNCRKLKKLNLNSSKENRISITSKGIKAVASPCSYLHEASLKRCFNLTDEGVLALALNCRLLKLGTSLIIDLGGCLDITDVSLQTLGESCPFLQSVDFSATQVSHSGVVLLVSGPCAKKLEVTHMGYCVNVTDEAVEAVLTCCPQICILLFHGCPLITDHSREVLEQLVGPNKLKQVMWTVY; encoded by the exons ATGAAGAATATTTCTAGATATATCACAGACATTAAGCCTTTGCCACCCAACATAAAAGATAGACTGTTCAAAATAATGAGCGTGCAGGGGCAGATAACAAATTGAAATATCAGTGAGATTTTACATCCTG TCCAAACTCTAGATCTGCAAAGCTGTGATATTTCAGATACTGCTCTCCTGCACATATGTAACTGCAGAAAACTGaagaagttaaatttaaattcctcaaaagaaaacagaatttccataacttcaaaaggaataaaagctgTGGCTTCACCTTGTTCTTACCTGCACgaagcttctttgaaaagatgctTCAATCTCACTGATGAAGGAGTCCTTGCTCTTGCACTCAATTGCCGGCTGCtaaagttagggacttccctc atcattgatTTAGGTGGCTGCTTAGATATTACTGATGTGTCCTTGCAGACATTAGGAGAAAGCTGCCCATTTTTGCAGAGTGTTGATTTTTCAGCTACTCAGGTATCTCACAGTGGTGTGGTTTTGCTTGTTAGTGGACCTTGTGCCAAGAAATTAGAGGTAACTCATATGGGGTATTGTGTGAATGTGACTGATGAGGCTGTAGAAGCTGTCCTTACTTGCTGTCCTCAGATATGTATATTACTCTTCCACGGATGCCCCCTGATAACAGACCATTCACGAGAAGTCTTGGAGCAATTAGTAGGTCCAAACAAACTAAAGCAAGTGATGTGGACTGTATATTGA